The following proteins are co-located in the Dietzia timorensis genome:
- a CDS encoding siderophore-interacting protein: protein MNEPQDRPSYRLFNTTVDVIDTSRPSMVRVQVVGDCLQHFGRAGLDQRIKVLFPPFDEQAGEHLPMPDLGPEDSGMMNLYRDSRAMDTPPTWRTYTVRRIDPEGKWLQIDFVLHGTTSPSARWLNSLSVGDPVTVVGPDERSTRSRGGIEWKPGGASTILIAGDETALPAVAAIAESGTIPDGADVCIVVEAPESADLDDFEADPAWTVHRLARTAGENPGEAMERQVREFLDARPDFLGAPQDEPQPVETADADEALWDTADDVDAGGHYAWLAGEAGAVTRLRRHLVKELGVDKRAVSFMGYWKLGKAAAG from the coding sequence GTGAACGAACCTCAAGACAGGCCTTCCTACCGGCTGTTCAACACCACTGTCGACGTTATCGACACGTCGCGCCCCTCGATGGTGCGGGTACAGGTGGTCGGCGACTGTCTGCAGCATTTCGGCCGGGCAGGGCTGGACCAGCGCATCAAGGTTCTGTTTCCGCCGTTCGACGAGCAGGCGGGCGAGCATCTTCCGATGCCCGACCTCGGGCCCGAGGACTCGGGCATGATGAATCTCTACCGCGACTCCCGCGCCATGGACACACCTCCGACGTGGCGAACCTACACCGTGCGCCGGATCGATCCGGAGGGCAAGTGGCTGCAGATCGACTTCGTTCTGCACGGGACCACGAGCCCGTCGGCGCGGTGGCTCAACTCGCTGAGCGTGGGCGATCCGGTCACGGTTGTCGGGCCCGACGAGCGATCGACGCGTTCACGCGGCGGCATCGAATGGAAGCCGGGCGGCGCGTCGACGATCCTCATCGCAGGGGACGAAACCGCGTTGCCGGCGGTCGCCGCGATCGCTGAATCGGGGACTATCCCCGACGGAGCCGACGTGTGCATCGTCGTCGAGGCGCCGGAGTCTGCGGACCTCGACGATTTCGAGGCTGACCCGGCCTGGACGGTGCACCGGCTGGCACGCACGGCGGGGGAGAACCCGGGCGAGGCGATGGAGCGGCAGGTCCGCGAGTTTCTCGACGCGCGGCCCGATTTTCTCGGCGCTCCCCAGGATGAGCCCCAGCCCGTCGAGACCGCGGACGCCGACGAGGCGCTCTGGGACACCGCGGACGACGTCGACGCGGGTGGGCACTACGCCTGGCTGGCGGGCGAGGCCGGCGCCGTCACTCGCCTGAGGCGACACCTGGTGAAGGAGCTCGGCGTGGACAAGCGCGCGGTGTCCTTCATGGGCTACTGGAAGCTCGGCAAGGCTGCGGCCGGTTAG